A stretch of DNA from Ranitomeya variabilis isolate aRanVar5 chromosome 1, aRanVar5.hap1, whole genome shotgun sequence:
CAATAAAGCTTTTCTTAAAGAAACTACCAGCCGCAGGGCGGAAGTGGGGTACCGGAAGTAGAACGGAGAGCGCGAGCGTTTCCTTGTGGGCGGCGGAGACAACATGGCGGCGGGGCCGATCTCGGAACGGAACCAAGGTAACGCGTGAAACAGAAGGCAACGGATCCGGTACCGGCGGTTGCTGAGTTGCCCCGTTGGAACTACATTTCCCGGCATGCCTTCAATTTCGTTGTGCATGGTCAGCGGCAGGCGCgacatgctgggatttgtagttctaCAGTTCTGGTTATAGAGGCTGCTGTTGGGCATAGACCCCTCCTAGTATCGTGTGTTACTCTGCACTAGGCCTCTTCTTCGTAACCTTTCATTGGTCCTTGCTCTCACAGCAGCAGGTTTGTTACAGTGTGCCAGCGCAGAGAATCCTGGGCCAGAGATGGAGAAGACACTGTAACGAGCCCTCAGCTGTGCGAGCAGGACTAGTCTGTGCCTCAGACAGTAGAAAGCCCAACAGTAAATGTGTAGCTATTGCCCTGGCTGTGTGATGCGAGGCGGTAACGATGCTGTGTGTCTGCAGACGCCACGGTCTATGTGGGAGGCCTGGATGAGAAGGTGAGCGAGCCACTGCTATGGGAGCTCTTCCTACAAGCCGGGCCGGTGGTGAACACGCACATGCCCAAAGACCGGGTGACCGGACAGCACCAAGGTGAGGACTAAACCATAGCCACCGATGATGAGACATTGTCACGGAATCTCAGCTGTGAGAAGTGTCAGCTCTAGGCTTGTCTCCATTTCCTGTCGGCAAGCAGAGGCTTTACACGGAAGCTTCTAGAGGCTGCATAAATCACTAGGACACGTGAATGGGAGAAACCTTGCACTAAATCTTCGAGCTATCTGCTGCTTTCTCCACTTATCAGCCATTACTTCAGAGCTGCTCCAATCCATGCTTCCTCAGATCACTGCAAGCTGCACTGTTATACCGGCCATTGTGCAGTACTGTGCTCCTTTCTAGCAAGTGATATAACTTGCCACAGAGCTGGATTTACAGTTACACTGTTCAGTACTGCTGTGTGATTTCCTCCATACAGCTACTTTCTGGTAAGTGTGAATCTTacaccagagctggattcacatctgcaCCACTCTCCAATGTTCCTCCTTTCTATTGTATCTCATTCAGGGCTACACTTCTCAGTGCTGTTATATAATGTTCTCGAAGCTACTGCTTTATAGTCTGTGCGCCTCACCCTGCGCTGGATTCCCAGCTACACTATTCTGTATGGCTTTATTATGTCCTCCATGCttttgctttctagtaagtgtttcacAGCTACACTTCTTGGTGCTCCTGCGAATGTGAGACTGGAGAGCAGTAATCCCTCGTGTCATGCACACTGCTACTAGCTGAAAATTGGTGACAACTTTAAAGCCGGGATATAATTGTGAAGTTGGGTAAAAAACCCAAAGTGACCCTTGTTCTTTGCCAGCGCCGGGACTACTATGATGTTTATTGAGGCACGCCTGACCCACTAGTTATGGCTTATTATCCTATAGCCTTCACTACTGGCAGAACCCCACTTTCATGCTGTATTGCTTTGTGACATGTTATAACTCCGCTCTGCCCCCTCCAGGTTATGGATTTGTGGAGTTCCTCAGTGAAGAAGACGCCGATTATGctataaaaataatgaacatgatcaAGCTGTATGGGAAGCCGATCCGAGTGAACAAAGCTTCAGCGCACAACAAGAACTTGGACGTCGGCGCCAATATCTTCATCGGTAACCTGGACCCTGAGATCGATGAGAAGCTTCTGTACGACACCTTCAGCGCCTTTGGGGTCATCCTACAAACCCCAAAGATCATGCGAGATCCAGACACCGGCAACTCCAAGGGCTACGCTTTCATCAACTTTGCCAGCTTCGATGCCTCCGATGCCGCCATCGAGGCCATGAACGGACAGTATTTATGTAACCGGCCCATCACAGTCTCTTATGCTTTTAAGAAGGACTCCAAGGGGGAGAGGCACGGGTCAGCAGCGGAGAggctgctggctgcacagaacccGCTGTCACAGGCAGACAGGCCTCACCAGCTGTTCGCAGATGCTCCTCCACCTCCGTCCGTCCCTGCCGTGATCACGTCCCTGACAAACGCTGTTGCTGCAGGTGAGGGCTTTGCATTTGCTTGTATCGGTACACCCTGGCTCCCGCAATGGCGTCT
This window harbors:
- the SF3B4 gene encoding splicing factor 3B subunit 4 — encoded protein: MAAGPISERNQDATVYVGGLDEKVSEPLLWELFLQAGPVVNTHMPKDRVTGQHQGYGFVEFLSEEDADYAIKIMNMIKLYGKPIRVNKASAHNKNLDVGANIFIGNLDPEIDEKLLYDTFSAFGVILQTPKIMRDPDTGNSKGYAFINFASFDASDAAIEAMNGQYLCNRPITVSYAFKKDSKGERHGSAAERLLAAQNPLSQADRPHQLFADAPPPPSVPAVITSLTNAVAAGIPSFPPVPPPGALPPGIPPSMPPPPMSPVTAAGQSVGAGHPQVPLPFQAGALHHGLQMQVPHHALGPSPAQLAARSHGMGHPGPPPMGMPPRGPPFGAMGHPGMPPGMRPPPLMPPHGYNGPPRPPPYGYQRGPLPPPRPVPPRPPTARPPAPMRLPMA